ACCTTTTTCTATGCTATGCTATTTAAAACTAAGCTCCACTAGGTTTtgtactataaataataatcatacaaatatatatatcttaaaaagATTACTACTGTGTAAAACCTTTTTGACaattcaaacattttttttccaaaCTAACAATATGTCCTATCGTATTTTGACAAGACAGCGATTAAAGTCGcatcaaaattattatgaaatatttttagtgaAATTTTAGTgtcttacataataatttaaaatttaccgAGTGCAATGGCGTGTATAAAACCGTTAGGTGAGTAAGATTTCCATAAATCGCTTATAAAATACGAGATGATCATAATCACGATTAAAGCCGAGCGGGCAATTCACAGGCCCCGGGCCGGGCGCGTACCGACTGCCCACCACGGTGGGCTTCCCCTCCCACGACCCGTCCCGGAACCGCAGCCCCATGTTTTCGTTCGGCACCAACGGAGGAGCGCGAATTAAGCAGCTCGGACCCGGGCCCGCCTACCGCATCGACCGCATCACCCGCGACGGTGTAGTCACATCGCCCGCTTGGTCCTTCGGCGCGCGTCTGCCGGGCAGGCCCGCACAGCGCATCCCGGGACCCGGGGCGCACGCCCCCGAGCGGTGTCCGCCCACGCGCGATCCTCGCGCGCCACAGTACTCGATGGGCGCGCGGCTGGGCTACGCGGTGAAGCGGCCGGGCCCGGCGCCCAACGCTTACGCGCTGCGCCTAGGCCCCGGCAGTCCCGCCTACACGATGGGAGCGCGCGTCGGCTTTTCGCTCAAGCCGCGCTCGCCGGGTCCCGCCGTGTACTTCCAGCGGGACACGGACGTTTACCGCACGCGCGCGCCCGTATTCAGTCTCGCGGCGCGCTCGGAGGGCGCCGGCAAACCCACGAAGACGCCCGGCCCCGCCGCCTACCCTCCCCACTTGTACAACACCAAAAAGGTGAGCGTCGTCTGCCTAAAGCGCCAGCTGACCGAGGTGGCCGTACTCTTTAAAACGCTCGTATTGCTTGCAGAATCCCTACGCCTATTCCTTCGGCACGAAGCACGGGGACTACGCGTGTCCCATGATCATTAAGGAGGACACCATGGACTGCCTCTAGCCATCGAAACGTCGACTCGCATATCTTTTCGTTTTGGTAATTTCGGATATTAAAATGTGGGTtggattaaatatttaatctaaaataaccGATACTGAATCTGAATTCGAGTCCCCGTATAGTTTCTAAAATTTAGCCAATGTGGGAGtagaaaatatatgaatattgttAGCTGAGGGGTCTCGACTAGTGATGCCGCATTCTGAggcgaaaataaaaattgcaaaattagatacgtatttttttgtaaacttCGCCTTGACGCGAAATAATCATTGAATGCATTTGTTACTGTCGCTTGtcgttttgaattttttgaatgtgttaataaaaactttaaacttGAGTGATATCTTTATTGTATAGATCTTTAAGCATTACATCAATCCAGTTAAATACACAATACATATCGGAAGATGAGTTGTCGTTCAGGGCGAGGGGGACGACAATGGCAACAGTTCCGACCCGGAGCCTCTTGCGTCCTTCCCGTCTTCGCTCCCGCGCTGCACATAACATTACTTGTCAGTAGGCTGACACAATGCAAAAGAAGTGAGGATTCAGACTTTCAGAGTCCAGGTTTTGCGTGACAAGAACTGTTGTTGTACTGTCGAGGTGTAGGCCCACCAACACCGACACATAAGAACCACAAAACGCCAAATAAGTACCTACCTAGTATAGGTCGTGTCGTTATAGTTTAAATTCATTGAAGCGGATTGTCATTACACACAGCCCACAGGCATAAAACCACATAACTAAATAAGTTACTTATCTTAAACTACGAAAAACAAAGAGTAATGtgaaaaacatatacattatccCTGATGGCCATAATTGTTAGTTatgtttatgtaaaaagtCAGTGGTCCGTTCGGAGTTATATCCCATgctgtaaataattactagtAAAAATCACTATATTCCGTgagtttatttgtatatagtGTGAAAAAAATGCAATACAGTTTACGATGGAAAGTAcgcaaaaaagaaaagaaaacctGATCGGGAAGGGGACGTTCATGGAAGTGGCGGTAGAGCAGCGCCGCGTAGAGTAGGTTGGCGACGGCTAACGCTCGCAGAGTGGCGCCGAAGCCCGCCACCCACCACACGGCTCCAGCTGCCACGGGTCCCACGGCGTAGGCGGCGCTGGCGGCGGCCTGCAGCAGCGCGGCAGCGTGTGGCAGACTGTCGGCACGTGCCAGCAGCGCGGGTACCAGGGCCGCGTCTAACGCACCGACGCCCGCGCCTACGCCGGCTTGCGCTATGGCCAGAGCCCCCAAAGAAGACGCGCGCGCCACAAGCACGCCGCCTAGCGCCACGCTGCAAAGCCCCGTCAGCGCGACCCTCTGCGCCCGCAGCCCACGTCCGCCGCACAGCGCCGCCGCGACGCTCGTCGCTGCCAGGTACGCCACACTATCCGGCAGGAAAACCACACCTAGCTCCCAACGCTGGCGATATTAATGAAGAGTGCGGTcactaaatttattacataaactaCAGTTCAGCATTCACGTTCAGCGTCCGCTCTCATGCCTCACTCATACCCATGAACCAGACATTCAGTCACTCGACCTAAAAATCCACAATTATTTAGTTACAACACAAAGATAACCTTTATACAACATATTGAGACAGACTTTGCACTTCAATGAATAGGTTCTGCAATTCACCTTCGATACTTTAGTCTTATAcaaggtttttatttatttctttgaataaaataaaattataaattatataattgtttaccACTACACATTCCACATTTCACACTGGCGGTTCTCTCCATAAACTATGTGATAGTATACCGCACCGACTGACTGCCGTAATTGAGAGTTGAACGGTTACCTGGGCACCGAAGCGACGCTCCAGCCACAGCGGCAAACAGGGTTCGAGAGCCGCCATGACGGCGGTGCTCAGGAACACCGCACCCGCACCCGCTCCGCACTCGTTCCACACGCCTCGCGCGCAGTCTCTCCACGCCGCGCTCCGAGGCTCGTCGACGGCTGGCTGTTCAACCTTTAAATAAGGCGTTGTAGTGTACCTAATACCCACCTCATAGGAAACGCACGACGACAAAAATACGATACGAGTACTCACCTTATCGTATTCGGGTTTCTTCAAGTAGGCGTATTGCAAtcctaaaacaaaataaactctGTATTAGTCTAATGTGCACGTAATTTAGAATCGCCAATCAGTGTGCGAGCTACCGAGGTTCGCGAGCAGCGCGCCGGCGACGAGGTGGAACGGCGCTGCCGAACTCCACAGAGCGGCCGTCGCGCCGCCTAGCGGATATCCCACGAGCACACCTGACGCgaaatcaacaaaaatattacttatttttcgATGCGTTTATGAATCTACCGGTCGCCGAAACCGACGGACCTAGAGCGACGGCACCGAGCGACGCGCCGAGAGCTTGTTGTTGTCGCGACGGTGATACCGCTCGAGACACCAACGCCATCCCGGCCACGCCGCCGAGTGCACCGCCCGACCCTTGCAGCACGCGCCCCGCTGCGCCGCACCACAAGCATGCCACTCCACCCGCCGCGCACACGCTGCTGCCGCACCAAGACAGCCACGTAGCGGCTGCGAGTAGCAGCAGCACTGCCAGACGCAACGTAGGGGCGGGCCCCACGCGCGTCGTCAGGGTGGCTGCCAAGGGTGCGCACGCCAGTTGAGCGGCAGAGCGTGCGCCTAACACGGCGCCCGCCGCCGCCGCCTCACTGCCTACTTCGCCGGCCAGCGAGAGTGTCGAGCCGTTACGCAGCACGGCGGGCGCTGCCGTCACCCCGCTCCACTCCGGCAGGATCGGCACTGCACACAGGCGCAAGCTATAATATCACGATTTTAAAACTAGCCGATACGGCACCAGGCGCGAAACACGACCGACCGAGTGCGGTGAGCAAAACGTTGTCCAAGAACAGTGTGCAGTACACGAGGAGGAAGGCGGCCGCGCCCGTTCGGCTCGTCGGCTCCAACGGAGAGTACGTCATGTCGCCGATACACCACCCGTACTGCCGCGTCCGTCGGCGGCTCGCGGAGAATCATCCCTCACCTTTGTGGCGATGTACCAACGAAATAACTGATTGATTACATACGAAAAATTCATGTTGGTGTTATAtacttacaaattatttaggttacataattatgttatgATTCTTTTTAGTTGTTAAatgaacaatttaaataaaatagcattTCACGGGTTCTTAAATGCTAAATTCGTCGTGCCACGACCCTGAGGGCCGGGCTCAGCTGATAACGCGTATTCAATCAGAGCGCAGCGGGACGCGAGTATCGCTCACTCAACCGCGACCTTATTTGCCGCCTCCACGCGTCtgataacaattaattaaaataaaaaaaattacactctCAATCGTTActtcttaatattaataagatcCTTGTCATTTCGATCGCGTTTTGCTATCGAATACTTtacctttttataatttcacaAAACAGGACCAAATTCCAATAACTTAAAAGTAAACGTCTCTCTTAAAAAACTGGACCACGTGGCGTCCAATAGTCGTGTATAAACGTGTTTTTTTTACCTGACTACCGCGAAGCCAAAAGGAGATACGTATGATTTTGGCCGTTATGTCTGTAGACTGTTAGTCTTACGATTaaaccaatatatttttattgatagaaaaaaGAAGAGTGCGCACACAacagtttcattaaaaaattatcatacGATCTATTTAGGACCAGAACATGCTTCGGTTGTGATGAAAAGATAAGTGTTCTCTCTCTCTTCGCTTCTCTAGATGGATGATTACTACCTGTAGCTAAGATGAAGTAGTTTTTCGTAATCAATTGTGTAAAGATGATGCcgttaatattataacatcAAAGTTAAGGCTTTTAAGgtttatatttgatttaaaaactcGTAAATCTCGATTCAAGGATACCAAACGAATTTTCGACGAATCGCCTAGATCTTGATAACCGTAACCGTTAACAACTTTTCTCTTTGAGTTGTTATGGTAGAATGTAGATAATGGTTCCAACTAAAGGTAGGGGCCATTATATTTGTGTTTGCCATCGATAGTTCCAATACAACCTGGAAGATTCCATTTAGTGAGAAAACCATGATCTATCACTTTATAGATTTTTACCCTTTTCTTCTTCAACGCTTTGTAATTTATAGTTTCTGAAAGTTTTGACTTCTGCTTCAAATTTCAATTCTATTTCTCACAAGTTTCTTATCGCATAGATAATATATACGTTTCAAGATAGAATTATATGATAGAATTCAGGGTTTTGAGgctgatagaaaaaaaaacgagTTAAGCTGAATACGTAAATGTCACCTTTTGTTCCTAAGCTCCTCAAGTAGGTACCTcaaacaaattaaagaaaacgtgaacaagaaaataaaaccttaACTGCACTTAACTGAAATAATATTAGcagctattaataataatacgtcctgtattttaaaagaagacgagttttattattttgaccaAAGTGTTGCTGTACAGTCAAGAACATTACCATTTGGTATTCGCCAAcgcaaaagaaatataatctaaaattCCTACGTCGATAACGTCTAATTTGTTGACTTCGTATTCTCAAACCGCCTACTCAATTTTTCACAAGTATTCATTCTGGAGACGCAATAGTCTTCTGCCAATTGATGAACTTAAGATATTCCGATACAGACACTGCTACTGAAAGGTCGGACATTTGGAGTGAAGCTTGGAGAAATGGTTCAGATATGAAGTATCGGAAGAATATTAAGGCAAATTTTTACAActtaattaaagataattgtctttattttataacaattattgatataaacTCATTGTTTTACTCATCTGGATTAAAACTTGATTCACAAATATGCCGATGCTAATTGCAATACAATACATAAGGTTTGAttgtaatatagtaaaattctaattgttaattatgtaagataaatttgcacgccattatatgtggcagaatatgcggaGTTAAGATTGTACAaccataagatttttataccatattcttgcaaataaatgattattattattaatacttatattaattCACTTTGAATGTTTTCAATTGAAAGTTCTCAACATGAACTGATAGATACTAGGGTGCAAGTGTGCCAGGCAGTCATGTTGGAAGTAAAGGCATGCAAACGAACTTGTATTCACTGTCTGCTAGAAGCTTCCTAATCCAATTAATTTGCATGCAAGGCACTGCTAAGGGCATGACGTGTAATCCAGGCTTAACATGTGTACCCAACGCTATCTATTATCACTAGAGTGTATCTTTAAggcagtaaatttaattaaacattacaaaCAATAAGACGTCTtcactttaattaatacttacaattatttataggtTCAAAAGCTTAATAGGAGTTTTAAAGTGCCTCCTGCCTTCAGCATCGCGCGAAACTATGACGAAACAAAAGGATCACGAATTTGTTTGGTGTTCTAGATGCTAGATTGTGACGCATTCCAACGCGACctcacaaataattaaaatacttatcttGTTAGacgtttgtttatataaattgggTAGGTTCGTCGCGTTATTTAAAGATTCCAGGAGAACGTGAGCGTGAGAACGTAAGACGAAACGATCGTACGCCACGTTCGGCCAATCACAATCGAAGGCAACGAACGTTCCacagaaaacataatatttggaTTGGATGGGATTCGATTTCTATTGtgaattaatatattacatctatttaagtatgtattttaaCCGTACCAACGAGGATAGCACAAATGAAAATACAGAGGtttctttatataatgtataattatatttacatctgagtcattacaataatttgtttGAGAGTATATGCTGCCCAGTACAGTAGCTGCAAGGTACATAAACGGTTTCGCTATGTACTTCTTTGATCGGGTGTACCTAACGTTGTACAGTTTGAGTGACGTGAAGAACTTGATTCCGAGGAGAAATTAAATTCTGCACACaacaaatatatctaaaatattatttaattgtaaataagtgAGTACTAGACGGTCGGTCGGTTACCAGCCCAACTTTAATGCGGCTCGGTCGCTCGACGCGCTCAACAGAATCGACTGTCACGAGGCCTAAGCCACGGCGCGAGAGCAAGACGCCACGCCGTTacatctctctctctctttccCTCTGTCTCGTCTCATCGTTTTTACGAAAATAATCTCAAGTTAATCAGTAGTCTCTACTCTTAGGTACTTTAAATGTGACTTTACTGTTTAATACTGTTTGTTCCGAGCGATCCCTCGATACAGGTCACAATTAACTCCTGCGTAAAAGGAACGACACCTGTAGACGAGGATTTTTGGAGGTTCCATTACCTCCCTTAAGgcttaaacataaaataagttCAGGGGTCGACGGTCAGACCCGTCGTTTTCAAAGTGTCTAAACTCTAAGCTTATATTTTCGGAAAAGTTGAGAGAGATGCGACGACAATTAACTTAATCGAGTAATCGCTGAGCGTCgctcaaaaatataaaaaaatagtgcgTGTCCGGATTTCGGTTCGAGACGGTCGCGTCGGGAGTCTAGCCGGCGCACTTGGTCTTGCCGTCGAGCAGCTTTCGCCAGAGGTCGAACTGCTCGTGGAACTGCACCATGTGCAGCGAGAGGGCGCGTTGCAGCGCACACGGGTGCGCGGGCGCTTTGCGGTTCAGGAACTCGGGCGCGTGCACGCGGCGCACGGACGCCGCCGAGGCGACCACGCCCGTCACGAACACGTCCTCGAGGCGCAGGTACGGACGCCGCGCCGCCGCCGCCCTCAGCGTGCGCACGGCGTCCGCCGTCAGCAGGTAGGCCGGGCCCGTCGCGAACTCGGGGAACACGGCGCCCGCGAACTGCGCCACCGGCACGAAGTACTTCGATTTGCTCGTGCGCTTCGGCAGCGACTTCTTTACGACCTTGCCCCAGATGGTGTTCGTCGCGTTGACGCGCGCCGCCGCGAAGCGCAGCAACCGCGGCACGTTGATGAACATGTCGTCGTCGGTCTTGAGAAGGCGCGGCGCGCGCGGGCAGTACGTGTCGGCCCACTCGAGGATCGACAGCGTCTTGAGCGTGAGGTTCGAATACGAGTCGACGGAGCGCCCGACGACGAGGTCACCGTAGAGCGTGTCCTCGGCGTCGAGAGCGGGCCGCAGCGCCGACGGAGGTCGACCGAGCGCGAACGCAAACGCAACGTCGCGCCGAGCTGCGAAGTGGCCCCACGTGAGCCGAATGGCGTCACGAGCGCGCGCATGCTCCGGCGCCGACGTCACCATGATGAGCACCTTGACGTGCGCGCCTAGCGCCGGGCACAGCTCGGGGTGGGGCCGCTCGTGTCCCGCCTCGTAGATGTCGCTCACGAGCGGCGCTCCCGGTGCCCGAGTCACTCTGTCGGCGGGTCGCGTCGCCGGCTTCACCGTGCCGTTGGCGGGCACCCGGTGCGTGACGTTGACGGGCACGGCGGGCGGGGCGACAGCGAGCGGAAGAGGACGCGGCCGCAGCGGCGCGGGCGGGGCGGGCGGCGCGCGCGCGGCCAGCAGAAGCAGCAGCAGCGCGGCGAACAGCATGAGCAGCAAGGCGGGCGAGCGCCGCAGGGCGCCCGAAGCTCCCGTCCCCCACCCGGACATGCCGCACTGATGACGTCGCTCTCTACACCTGCAAAACACGCCTCGAGCTGATTACTTCTGGTAGACGTAGACGTGGCCTTTTTAGTTATAGTCTCTGCATCTTTAAGCGTGAAATGCAAGATAACGTTTCTCTTGTTAACAAATTTTGTAGTGAATTGTGCGAGATTaaaggaaatatatattttaataacaagtaattgataaaaaaactaagtaaattaattaaccgCAAATCAAAGCGACCTCCCAGAATCGCATCATCATTTCGTAATGATTGTGCAGCCGTAGCCTCGGAAGTAAGGCTGGCACGACGTATCGACTGTTTCAAATTACGaatgtacaattatttattttctaggTACACATTTTGGTGTacctatatatcaataatacgATTTATACGAAcatttaaaagtcaaaatcctATATAAAtcgatacaaaaaaatctgttGGGGATTACATACAATTCGTGTTTCATGACAATAAACTAATGTTTAATCGATAAtagtaatagaaaaataacattaatttgtTAAGACTTCTGAGACTGAAGAAGGTCATGAATAATTGAAGCCGAATTGTTTGTGTATTTGTCGAGGTGcaaaattttagatttaagcCTTTGTTCGATGTTGTAGCCCTAATTCTCTCCtaatctaatataaataatataatatatgtacgtatttttaatttttgcaaaaaatcatattttacaGATAATAGGAACTATCCTATATATATCCTATATATACTACTAAGTAGtgtgacattttcctttgaatagttgtaatgtagagggagggtaaaacttgctgagtttcttgcccgttcttctcagaacaaaacctcctggtagtttggcggacggatggcgtagtcttgctctttcgcgaattttgtaaacgtttttgacattcataaacatgccctaagacgcatctaaattgaataaacgtattttgattgattgattgattgagtAGTTTACAATCGCAAACTTTTTTTTGAGATATGTTGTGACGACTGTTTTGATGACGAGAGCAACTTCGCCATTGAAAATTTGTCTCTACTGATTTGTGGTTTTTCTACTATTCTCTAATCTTTGCGACTTATACCGACTTACCCTGCATCATTTGTACTTCAATGACTGCCGAGGTCAGTCATACGACCTTTGCATAAGAATAATGATTCATCGTGCGTCAAGTTAACAGTACTTTGATCACAACACACtctatataatagttttagtaTGACGCAGTCAGACAGAGACGATCTTTTGGTCTCTCAATGGATCACCCATTGCATttacaaatacattttgtaaagAAGATTAAGTAATCTGCTGTGTTGGTGTCGGTTTCAAAATGCAGCCAGATGTTCCGCATCAATGTTATATCTAGTGGGTGATTGCCCCGTATTGTCGCTCGTCTTTGGTGAACGTGTTTGATCGCGCTTTGCACCGGGTCAAGGCCCTCTAAAACGCTAACGGGACCTTCACACATCGATTTGATTTCAACtaaccaataataataaaaaacgtatGACATTAATTATCATTCCTAGATACCGCGATAATGCAGAGAGAGAACGTACACAAcgtttcataaaattttatgcatATCTCGGAACTAGTTGCCGAGGAACCTTCACACTTGACGGCTTGGTGGTAAATAATATTGAGGAGTCATCTTACTTTAGAGTTGAGACCTTATTCTATCTGACTCATGTAAACTTCTAAGTTCTAAACTTATATTATGCAGtatgttattatttgatttaaaatctAAAGTACAATTTAAGATAAAATCAATGAACACCCAAAACcaagattttataatttgaaggTTGATTGATTATAACGTATAAGCCTTTAAAATTTGtggaataattaataataacctaccttcattaaagttaaaactggtaaaacatgtaattttactATGcttattttttgctttaatggAAAGgaaacatgttttaaattagGTAAGAGGCCTCTTAAGTTGTGAAAAATTATTCCTGCACTAGTTTTAATGTTTGCAACAATATGCACCAAATTCTTGGTAATAGaaacagattaaaaaaaaatctctcaCTCAAACTGCTTAAGAGCACATCATATTAATTTTGCATCAACCTGTGCCACAATTCTCTTTAAGGGTGCTGCCGCTATTTAAGTatgcatttaaatattaattgtataatttgaatttataaaagtacaaAAATGAATATGAAAATCTTTTTGCTTAGCCCTGCCTTTCacatcatatataatataactgaaaatatgtaagtttatttacaagataaattattgataaaaataaaaaacttatgtTGTGATATAACAAATTATCACTTACTTTCAAGATAAATTAGTACAATCATTACTTTTGATTTTAGATTTGGATTTAATATGTGCATGCTAAAGTTATGTtagttaatacatttaaatacttaagttACATACAAGCCAATTAAATTCTGTGctgaaaaacataatttaattaataataataataataataaaatatttatttgttttctctcacacaaaaaaatacagacacaaaatacaaatttcagcATTAACAGGCAAAATCTGTGTGAGAGACTGGCGACTGTACTAGGATACCTGTATTACAGATTGCCAGTCCCTCCGCATCCGGACCGAATGGAATTTAAGTAGGTACATCAATTTGATCGAGAgactattacaaatattacaaatatactcACATTTAAGTGGGTGTATGTGATGGTGCATGTATGGTTTAGTGTATGTAAGtgttaatgtatgtatgtgttagtGAATTTATGACTTAGTGTATATATGTCTTAGTGAAGCATATATGAGCCTGGGTGATAGTGTACCTATGTACTCGTATACATAACGTGTTAGTGTTAGGTATTAGCTGAGGACTACTAACAACTTCTCAGTCCCCTCGTAGTCTAGATTTTTAAGCCATTTGACTGTAGCTTTTTTACACTCATATTTAGTAAGCGGATATATGTTGATCAACCTGTTTATCTTGTTATATAGGTGACAGCccataaaaccaaaaaaccTTCTTGAGAAAGCTGTGGACCAACGGGTATCTGAGGTGCAGACTTTATATTTGCATCGTTTGTTGTCATTCAAAGAAGGATCATAGCGAGTTATGGAGTGTTGTTTGAGCACAGTGTTCAGTATAAATAGTTGACGAACACTCAACACGTCAGATAAAAGATATAGATCTTTGGTAgggtaaaaaaatggtttagaATAACTTACTTTCAATAACGCACGCTGAGCCCTCTCCAGTTTTATAAGATTAGTTTTACAAGCCCCTCCCCAGACAGTAACACAATAGCTTAAAACGGATTGGCAGAGGGATTGATAAACCACTTTAATTATCGATTTTTCAGCAATATTACGGAGATTCTTAAAGGTCAGCAATATTACGGAGATTCTTAAAGGTGAAGATAAGTTTCCGAGTTCGCGATAGTAGCAGGtcaataaatcaaaaattaaattttaatatcaagtACATATTACCTCAGATTGCAAAATCAAAAAAATCCTATGAATGAAAGTGAAATTGCAAATACTACACCAACCAAAGCTGTCCGATTGTACTCCATCATCACTTTTACTTAGTTTATTAAT
This genomic stretch from Pieris napi chromosome 19, ilPieNapi1.2, whole genome shotgun sequence harbors:
- the LOC125059447 gene encoding outer dense fiber protein 3-like protein 2, producing MACIKPLGPGPGAYRLPTTVGFPSHDPSRNRSPMFSFGTNGGARIKQLGPGPAYRIDRITRDGVVTSPAWSFGARLPGRPAQRIPGPGAHAPERCPPTRDPRAPQYSMGARLGYAVKRPGPAPNAYALRLGPGSPAYTMGARVGFSLKPRSPGPAVYFQRDTDVYRTRAPVFSLAARSEGAGKPTKTPGPAAYPPHLYNTKKNPYAYSFGTKHGDYACPMIIKEDTMDCL
- the LOC125059445 gene encoding chromaffin granule amine transporter-like, with the translated sequence MTYSPLEPTSRTGAAAFLLVYCTLFLDNVLLTALVPILPEWSGVTAAPAVLRNGSTLSLAGEVGSEAAAAGAVLGARSAAQLACAPLAATLTTRVGPAPTLRLAVLLLLAAATWLSWCGSSVCAAGGVACLWCGAAGRVLQGSGGALGGVAGMALVSRAVSPSRQQQALGASLGAVALGVLVGYPLGGATAALWSSAAPFHLVAGALLANLGLQYAYLKKPEYDKVEQPAVDEPRSAAWRDCARGVWNECGAGAGAVFLSTAVMAALEPCLPLWLERRFGAQRWELGVVFLPDSVAYLAATSVAAALCGGRGLRAQRVALTGLCSVALGGVLVARASSLGALAIAQAGVGAGVGALDAALVPALLARADSLPHAAALLQAAASAAYAVGPVAAGAVWWVAGFGATLRALAVANLLYAALLYRHFHERPLPDQRGSEDGKDARGSGSELLPLSSPSP
- the LOC125059446 gene encoding beta-1,3-galactosyltransferase 5-like; this translates as MSGWGTGASGALRRSPALLLMLFAALLLLLLAARAPPAPPAPLRPRPLPLAVAPPAVPVNVTHRVPANGTVKPATRPADRVTRAPGAPLVSDIYEAGHERPHPELCPALGAHVKVLIMVTSAPEHARARDAIRLTWGHFAARRDVAFAFALGRPPSALRPALDAEDTLYGDLVVGRSVDSYSNLTLKTLSILEWADTYCPRAPRLLKTDDDMFINVPRLLRFAAARVNATNTIWGKVVKKSLPKRTSKSKYFVPVAQFAGAVFPEFATGPAYLLTADAVRTLRAAAARRPYLRLEDVFVTGVVASAASVRRVHAPEFLNRKAPAHPCALQRALSLHMVQFHEQFDLWRKLLDGKTKCAG